CAGCAGCAATTCGCCCAGAACCATCTCGGCCACAGATCGGGTATTGGAAAATGGCGCGTTAAACACCGGAATACCACGTTTAGTCGCCGCTTTTAATTCAACCTGATTAGTACCGATGCAAAAACAGCCCACCGCCACCAGCTTTTCGGCAACGGCGAAAATCTCTTCGGTCAGATGCGTGCGCGATCGGATACCGATGAAGTGAGCATCGCGGATCGATGCCTTCAGCGATTCGCTGTCTAACGCGCCTTTATGGTATTCAATGTTGGTATAACCGGCAGCACGCAAATTATCTACCGTGCTTTGATGAACCCCTTCTACTAACAGGAATTTAATCTTTTCTTTCTCCAATGATACTTTTGCCATTTACCCAACCCTATGTTCAGACTTCAGAAGTCGCTACGGTGAAGCAGCTCTACCCAACATAACAAAAATAACGCGGGCGGCAATACAAACGATTGCCTGGCCACCAGCACAAGATACAGTCATGCCGGCATTTTTTGGTATAAAGTGCCAAAGGGGAAAGCTTATACATCAATTTTAGGGATTCAACATCAAAAAAGTTATATAAATCACCAAATTTAGCGATTTCAAGAAAAGGTATTTTAATCGGGGAATGATACGGCCAAGAGATTTCCCAGGCCGCATAACACCGGCAGACGCAGGGATTTATACGATGACCTTCACGCCATCCTGCGTACCGACCAGCGCCACATCAGCGCAACGGTTGGCGAACAAACCAACGGTGACCACGCCAGCGATGTCGTTAACTTGATTCTCTAATGCCACAGCATCGGTAATGATCAGATTATGCACGTCCAGGATCACGTTGCCGTTATCGGTGACCACGTTCTGACGATACTCTGGCAGGCCGCCCAGCTTCACCAGTTCGCGCGCCACATAGGATCGGGCCATCGGGATCACCTCCACTGGCAGCGGGAATTTGCCCAGCACATCGACCTGCTTGTTGGCATCGACGATGCAGATAAATTTACGTGCGATGGCGGCAATCACCTTTTCGCGCGTCAGCGCCGCACCGCCGCCTTTAATCATCTGCATATAGCTGTTGATTTCATCCGCCCCATCCACATAGATATCCAACGAGTCCACTTCGTTGCTATCGAAAACAGGGATGCCGAGGCTTTTCAACTTGGCGGTGGAAACATCAGAACTAGAGACCGCGCCTTCAATTTGGTGCTTGATAGAGCCAAGCGCATCAATAAAGTGGCTGGCGGTAGAACCGGTGCCGACCCCAACAAGGGTACCCGGCATCACGTATTCCAGCGCGGCCCAACCCACTGCTTTTTTCATTTCATCCTGCGTCATAATATATCCCTTGCCTTTCTGCAAAAACCTGTGCGTATTATAGGGTAAAATGCTGTTGTTCACTCAGGCAGAAACATTATTCTTTACCTTGAGCCGCATTTTTAGCCGCCCAGCGGCAAACTGCTCCTACGATTTTTACCCCTACACAACGCGCAAAATGTGGCATAGTGCTGATATCGATTTAATTTAAGAGATATCTTTTCCGATGAAACGCCCAGACTATCGAACGCTGCAAGCGCTGGACGCGGTGATCCGTGAGCGCGGCTTTGAGCGCGCCGCACAAAAGCTTTGTATCACGCAATCAGCGGTATCCCAACGCATTAAACAACTGGAAAATCTGTTCGGCCAGCCGCTGTTGGTGCGTACCGTGCCGCCACGCCCTACCGAACAGGGGCAAAAGCTGCTGGCACTGTTGCATCAGGTAGAACTGTTGGAAGAGGAGTGGCTGGGCAACGACACTGGCATCGATGCCCCCCTGCTGCTGTCGTTGGCGGTCAACGCTGACAGTCTGGCTACTTGGCTGTTGCCAGCATTGAAACCGGTACTCGCGACTTCGCCCATCCGCCTGAACCTGCAAGTGGAAGATGAAACCCGCACCCAAGAGCGGCTACGCCGAGGCGAAGTGGTGGGTGCGGTAAGTATTCAACCGCAGCCACTACCAAGCAGCCTGGTGGATCGCTTGGGCGCGTTAGACTATTTGTTTGTCGCCTCAAAGGGCTTCGCCGAACGTTATTTCCCTAACGGCGTCACCCGCTCCGCGTTGCTGAAAGCACCGGCAGTGGCATTCGACCATCTCGACGATATGCATCAGGTTTTCCTACAGCAGAACTTCGACCTGTCACCGGGCAGCGTACCCTGCCATATTGTGAACTCGTCCGAAGCCTTCGTGCAACTCGCTCGCCAGGGCACTACCTGCTGTATGATCCCACATTTGCAAATTGAGAAAGAACTTGAGTCAGGCGAGTTGATCGATCTGACTCCGGGGCTGTACCAGCGCCGCATGCTGTTTTGGCATCGCTTTGCGCCGGAAAGCCGCATGATGCGCAAAGTGACCGATGCACTGGTAGATCACGGGAGCCGAGTGCTGCGCCAGGATTAGACGACAAGGTTCACTGCGGCGAGCCTTTTTGCCATTACTGCTACTGCGCGGCGTTACGCTGCAATTCGAATACCACAACTACCTGATGGTCAAAGTGAATGCTTTGCTGTGCATAGGTGTGAGCTACGTCGCTTCCCTCCGTTGCTTTGTACATGCATATCATCGGCATCGGCTGGTCGTTAACCACATGATAGCGATTGCTGTAAACCGACCTCAATTAGCGTTAAAGCCCTTCACCCGCGAGGCGGCCTACTGGATGGCATTTTCGATGGCTTGCTGGCGTGCTTGCTCACGATAGACACCCGGCTGGGCAATACCCAATTCAACCGCGCGGATCTCATTCAGGCCTGCTTTCAATGCACCATCCAGTAGCGCATTCAGCTTATCTAATTGACGCAACGTCACCTGAACCTGGCGCACCGCACGGTAACCTTTCAACACCGACTCGCCGGTTTTCAGGTAATTGTATTCCAGTTGGGTACACAGATTGGCAGCACTGATATCTTGCTTCTTGATGTTGTTTTTCTGTAAGAAATCGACGTATTACGCTACGCGCTCATCCACCTGCTGCTTGGCCTGTACGGCGTCTTTGGAGGATGCGCTGACTTCGATCGCCAATCAGGTATCGCCTCCACGTTGGCGGTGCCAGAAGTGAGCACATGCGGCCCTTTAGGCACTTCAGCCGCCGACAATGCCAGCGGCAAGGTTCCCCCTCCAACCAATGCGGCCATAGCCAATGTTGTAAGCTTCACATTGTCTCCTTATAACAAGCTATACCAACAAAAAGGGAGCCGAGGCCCCCTGCTGCTTACTCCACTTTCGCGTCTGCGGTACGATACAGATGAACGTCCATCTGTGGGAACGGGATATTGATGTTGTTGGCATCCAGCGCGCGCTTGAAATTTTCCATCAGATCGAAGTACACGTTCCAATACTCTGCGGTGGTAGTCCATGAACGGGTGACAAAGTTCAGCGAGGATGGTGCCATTTCGTTCAGACGCACAATCACGCCTTTGGCATGCAGAATGCGCTTGTCGGCAGCAATCACGTCGCCCAGTACTTTCTTCACCACGTCGATATCAGCGTTGTAGCCTACACCCACTACGATATCTACACGGCGGTTCGGCTCACGGGAGTAGTTGATAATATTGCCAGCGATGACTTTACCGTTGGGCACCACAATGATTTTGTTATCGCCGGTGCATAAGGTGGTGGAGAAGATCTGCACCTGATTGACGGTGCCAGCCACGCCGCCCAGATCAACGTATTCACCTACACGCAGTGGACGGAAGATCACCAGCAACACGCCAGCAGCAAAATTGGACAGCGAACCTTGCAGCGCCAAACCAACAGCCAAACCAGCGGCACCCAGCACAGCGATCACCGATGTGGTCTGCACGCCTACACGCCCCAACACCGCGATAAAGGTGAATGCCAGCACACCGTAACGCACCAGCGCCGACAGGAAGCCCGCGATCGTGGTATCAATGCCACGCAACTTCATCACGCGGTTTACCATATTGCTGGCCACGCGGGCGGCGATCGAACCGATGACCAGGATAGCAATAGCGGCGACAATGTTCACCGCATACTGGATCAACAAGTCTTGGTTATTCACCAACCAATCGCCAGCACCGTGCAGGCCGTCTACTACATTCAAATCTTTCATTCGTGTCGTCCTATCTCTGTCCCTGTAGGGATAAACGCGCAAAAGTATGCCGACACCGACCCAAAAGATTTCAAATTGCAGCTTGAAAGACAACGAGTCTAGGATGCCAGCCGGAAACTACCCTCTAAGGTTAACCAAGATTAAAGCCGCACGCCAACCGTAAGCGTTAAAAATAACCGTAACTATGGCTTGTTTCTTCTATGCTAAAACAGCACTCGCGTTTTTTTAAGACTAGGAACTCGTCCGCCATGCATATCCGTTCCTCATTTCGGCACTACTGGCAGGTCAGGCCCAGGCTGCTGTTCTCTGTTGGCGCAGGACTGCTGTGCGCACTGCTACTACCTTTACAGTTCTCGCTGCTGCAACGGCTGATGATCGGTTGGAACGTGCTGGCTTGGCTTTACTTGCTGTTTCTCTGGCGATTGATGCTGGTAAGCACGCCGACACATATCCGTCAGATCGCCCGTACGCAGGATGAAAGCGCCAGCATAGTGTTGGCGCTGGTCAGCATTAGTTGTCTGGTGAGCATACTAGCGATCCTGTTTGAACTGAGCAGCGCCAAACAAGCCAGCAACTCGCTGAAAACCCTGCATCTAGCGTTGACCGGCACCACATTGTCGGTGTCTTGGCTACTGCTGCCAACCGCCTTTACCATGCATTACGCCCATCAATTTTACTGCCGGGGTGCCTCACAAGCCCCATTGCCACTGCTGTTTCCCGGCAACCTTACCGAACCGACCTATCTAGACTTCGCCTATTTCTCGTTCACCATCGCGGTGGCGTTACAAACAGCCGATGTGGCGGTCGGCACGGCGGAGGTACGGAAGATCACTCTGCTGCATTCGGTGATCTCCTTCGTGTTCAATATGGCGATTCTGGGGCTATCAATTAACGTTGGTGCCGGTCTTTTGGGCTGAAAAAAAACAGGCTCCCTATAGGGAGCCTGGCATGTTTTGAAACAGTTAGCCGAAACTTACAGAACGTCTACCGCGTTCAAATCTTTGAAAGCCTGCTCCAAACGAGCCACCATGCTGGTCTGTGCTGCACGCAGCCATACACGTGGATCATAATATTTTTTGTTCGGCTGATCGGCACCTTTCGGGTTGCCCAGTTGACTTTGTAGGTAAGCTTCGTTGGCTTTGTAATACTGTAAGATGCCATCCCAAGTCGCCCATTGGGTATCGGTATCAATATTCATCTTGATCACACCGTAGCCGACTGACTCTTTGATTTCTGCGTCGGTAGAGCCGGAACCACCGTGGAACACAAAGTTCAAGCTGTTGTGCGGCAGGTGGTATTTCTTGGATACGTAGTCCTGAGAATCACGCAGGATAGTCGGAGTCAGTTTGACGTTACCTGGCTTGTACACGCCATGCACGTTGCCGAACGAAGCGGCGATGGTGAAACGTGGGCTGATGGCGTGCAGTTTTTCGTAGGCGTAAGCCACGTCTTCCGGCTGGGTGTATAGCGCGGAGGCATCCATATGGCTGTTATCCACGCCATCTTCTTCACCGCCGGTACAGCCCAGTTCGATTTCCAACGTCATGCCGATCTTCGCCATGCGAGCCAGATACTGGCTGCAAATCGCGATGTTTTCTTCTAGGGATTCTTCAGACAAGTCGATCATGTGGGAAGAGAACAACGGTTTGCCAGTCGCGGCGAAATGTTTCTCGCCAGCGTCCAGCAGGCCATCCAACCATGGCAGTAGTTTCTTGGCACAATGGTCGGTGTGCAGAATAACCGGCACGCCGTAATGCTCAGCCATCAGGTGGACATGATGCGCCCCGGAGATTGCCCCCAGGATCGCGGCCCCCTGTGGAACATCCGTCTTCACGCCTTTGCCAGCGATAAACGCGGCACCGCCGTTAGAAAACTGCACAATCACCGGTGCACGCACTTTCGCTGCTGTTTCCAATACCGCGTTGATGGAGTCAGTACCCACGCAATTCACTGCTGGCAACGCAAAGTTGTTCTCTTTGGCTACCGCGAATACTTTCTGAACGTCATCGCCCGTGATGACACCTGGTCTTACGAAATCAAAAATTTTAGACATGTGACTTTGCCCTGTTTTATCGGCTATAGACATAAGGTGGAGGTAAATCGATTTTTTTCACGCCGTGCTGCCGTTACCGCGCATTATAATACCAACGGGCATTCCGCCTCCCATTGCCTGAATTACTGCTTAGCGCGCTCTTCCAACATCACAACCGCCGGCAATGGCTTCCCTTCAACAAATTCGAGGAAAGCGCCACCGCCAGTGGAAATATAGGAGATTTTGTCAGCGATACCGAACAGATCAATTGCTGCCAAAGTGTCGCCGCCACCCGCGATAGAAAAGGCTGCACTATCAGCAATTGCACGGGCGACGATCTCGGTTCCCTTACGGAAATTAGGGAACTCGAATACGCCGACTGGGCCATTCCACAGAATGGTTTTGGCGTTCTTCAGGATAACGGCTAGACGCTCAGCAGAGACATCACCCATATCCAGAATTTGCTCATTATCCTTGATCTCGTTGGCTTGCTTCACGGTGGCTGCGGCAGTTTCAGAGAACTCAGTCGCTACGCGTACATCGGTTGGTACCGGAATATCACAGGTTTTCAGCAGATTCTGCGCATTTGGGATTAGATCCGGCTCATACAGGGACTGGCCCACATTGTTGCCCTGTGCCGCCACAAAGGTGTTGGCGATGCCGCCACCGACGATCAGTTGATCGGCGATTTTGGACAACGAGTCCAACACCGTTAGTTTGGTGGAGACTTTAGAGCCACCAACGATAGCGACCATCGGGCGAGTCGGGTTGCCCAACGCCTTGCCCAGCGCTTCCAACTCGGCAGATAGCAGCGGGCCAGCACAGGCTACCGGGGCGAATTTGCCCACTCCGTGGGTAGATGCCTGTGCGCGATGTGCAGTGCCGAAGGCGTCCATCACATACACGTCACACAGTGCCGCATATTTCTTCGACAGGGTTTCGTCGTCTTTTTTCTCACCCTTGTTGAAACGGACGTTTTCCAATACCACCAACTCGCCTTCGTCGACGTCCACGCCATCCAGATAATTCTTCGCCAGACGTACCGGCGATTTCAGATGCTCTTTCAGGTAATTGACCACTGGCAGCAGGGAGAATTCTTCGTTATATTCACCTTCAGTAGGACGCCCCAAGTGGGAAGTTACCATTACGCGAGCGCCTTGTTTCATCGCAGCTTCAATAGTCGGCAAGGAGGCGCGAATACGTGCATCGGAAGTCACTTTGCCATTTTTCACTGGTACGTTGAGATCGGAACGGATCAGAACGCGTTTACTCCCCAGATCCAAATCGGACATCTTAATTATAGACATGGTGAAACCTCTATTCTTGTTGATTCTCTATAATGTTGCCTGAGTAACGCACCAGCTAATGCTGATGCAAGCGGCCATTACCCGTGTTGTATCCAGCACCCTTTGGCAAAGCCCTATTCCTTGTCACACTAAGCCCAATCCATAACCGGGGCTGTATACCATCGACAACCGTACTGCGCAGTGCGGATCCAAGGTTAAAACCAATCAAGACTCATTAGTCTTAGCCATTGCATCTAATCAACTATATCACGAAAATATCCGCCTGCAGTTACGCCACAAGTTCCGGTGATAGACTTATACCGTCTGCTGATCGTTCATGGCGGAGTGAGCGATAGTCACGGTACCCGCCTCGATACTGTAGGCCCCCACTAAACCACTGACAGTTTGATCAAGGGAATAATGCAATGGGGGTGCATAATGCGCTGCCTGCTGGTTGACACCAAACACGAAAGTGGTGTGCAGTCGTTGCTACCCGCATGGGCAAACGCGGTACCTGCTTCATTCATTCTGTTCGTCAGGATATTACCGCCGCCACCCTGGCGCTTCTGCGGTATAGCACACTAACTGAAACGCTTCAGCTGAGCATAAACCAAAGTGTTTGTAAAAGGAACAGGCGCAGCAAATACGCTGAGCAGCAGAAGCTGCATTTTACCAGAATAATAGCCTATCCTAGTAGGCATGCATTGTTGCAGCCAGTCGGCACACGAACAGCACGCAACAACCGCAGCATACAGGGAGTACGTGAGGATGGTGAGCACTGCCCAGGGCCATAAAAGGCAAATAAAATAGCCTAATGGGATAGGCTCTAAGATGTTCTGGCTCAGATTTTGGCTCAAGGCGGTGGTAGGAAAGATTAGCGGTGCGGATAAAAAAACGGCTCCCTTAATGTGGAAGCCGTTATAGTGGCGCAGATTAAGGGAAGCCTTAACTCAACGGCATTGCCAGGCGTTGTCATGGGTAATGCGATGCACTTTACTTCAGCAGCGCCTGCGCCTTGGCCACCACGTTATCCACGGTGAAGCCGAACTCTTTAAATAGCTGCTCTGCTGGCGCTGACTCACCGAAGGTGGTCATACCAACGATGACACCATTCAGACCCACGTACTTGTACCAGTAATCCGCAATACCCGCCTCCACCGCCACGCGGGCCTTCGCCGCCGCTGGCAGTACCGATTCACGGTAAGCGGCATTCTGCTTGTCGAACACATCGGTCGAGGGCATTGACACCACGCGCACTTTGTGGCCAGCTGCCGTCAGTTTGTCCGCCGCTTCCACCGTGATGCCCACTTCCGAGCCAGTGGCAATCAAGATAACTTCCGGCGTGCCAGTGCAATCCTTCAGCACGTAGCCGCCACGGTACACGTTCGCCAACTGCTCTGCGGTACGCAGCTGCTGGGCCAAATTCTGGCGCGAGAACACCAGCGTGGTCGGGCCATCGTTGCGCTCGATGCCGTACTGCCAGGCAATCGCTGATTCCACCTGATCACACGGACGCCAGGTGCTCATGTTTGGAGTCACACGTAGGCTGGCCAACTGCTCTACCGGCTGGTGAGTCGGGCCGTCTTCCCCCAGGCCGATGGAGTCATGGGTGTATACGAACAGGTTGCGCAATTTCATCAGCGCCGCCATGCGCACCGCGTTGCGGGCATATTCCACAAACATCAGGAAGGTCGCCGAGTACGGCAGGAAACCACCGTGCAGCGCGATGCCGTTGGTGATGGCAGTCATGCCGAATTCTCGCACACCGTAGTGAATGTAGTTGCCCGCAGGGTCAACGTTCAGCGGTTTAGAACCGGACCACATGGTCAGGTTGCTCGGTGCCAGATCAGCGGAACCGCCGAGGAATTCCGGTAGCAGCTTGCCGTAGGTTTCCAGCGCGTTCTGTGACGCCTTGCGGCTGGCGATGTTGGCCGGGTTGGCTTGTAACCCTTCTACGAAGGCCTTCGCCTCGGTGTGCCAGTGAGCCGGTAGTTCGCCGTTTATGCGGCGCTTGAACTCGGTAGCCAGCTCAGGGAAGGCTTTAGCGTAAGCGGCGAAGCGATCATTCCAGGCAGCTTCTTTGGCCTGGCCAGCGTCTTTCGCATCCCATTGGGCGTAGATATCCTGCGGGATTTCGAAGGCGGCATATTTCCAGCCAAGCTGTTCGCGGGTAGCAGCCACTTCAGCAGCACCCAGCGCAGCACCATGCACGTCATGGCTACCCGCTTTGTTCGGTGAACCGAAACCGATTATGGTTTTGCACATCAGCAGTGATGGTTTGTCGGTGAACCTGCGAGCTTCTTCAATCGCCGCCTTGATGGCGTCCGGGTTGTGGCCGTCGACGTTACGCACGA
The sequence above is drawn from the Serratia symbiotica genome and encodes:
- the tkt gene encoding transketolase, with protein sequence MSSRKELANAIRALSMDAVQKANSGHPGAPMGMADIAEVLWRDYLNHNPTNPLWADRDRFVLSNGHGSMLIYSLLHLTGYDLPMSELENFRQLHSKTPGHPEYGYTPGVETTTGPLGQGIANAVGFAIAERTLGAQFNRPGHNIVDHCTYAFMGDGCMMEGISHEVCSLAGTLKLGKLTAFYDDNGISIDGHVDGWFTDNTAERFEAYGWHVVRNVDGHNPDAIKAAIEEARRFTDKPSLLMCKTIIGFGSPNKAGSHDVHGAALGAAEVAATREQLGWKYAAFEIPQDIYAQWDAKDAGQAKEAAWNDRFAAYAKAFPELATEFKRRINGELPAHWHTEAKAFVEGLQANPANIASRKASQNALETYGKLLPEFLGGSADLAPSNLTMWSGSKPLNVDPAGNYIHYGVREFGMTAITNGIALHGGFLPYSATFLMFVEYARNAVRMAALMKLRNLFVYTHDSIGLGEDGPTHQPVEQLASLRVTPNMSTWRPCDQVESAIAWQYGIERNDGPTTLVFSRQNLAQQLRTAEQLANVYRGGYVLKDCTGTPEVILIATGSEVGITVEAADKLTAAGHKVRVVSMPSTDVFDKQNAAYRESVLPAAAKARVAVEAGIADYWYKYVGLNGVIVGMTTFGESAPAEQLFKEFGFTVDNVVAKAQALLK
- the mscS gene encoding small-conductance mechanosensitive channel MscS; this translates as MKDLNVVDGLHGAGDWLVNNQDLLIQYAVNIVAAIAILVIGSIAARVASNMVNRVMKLRGIDTTIAGFLSALVRYGVLAFTFIAVLGRVGVQTTSVIAVLGAAGLAVGLALQGSLSNFAAGVLLVIFRPLRVGEYVDLGGVAGTVNQVQIFSTTLCTGDNKIIVVPNGKVIAGNIINYSREPNRRVDIVVGVGYNADIDVVKKVLGDVIAADKRILHAKGVIVRLNEMAPSSLNFVTRSWTTTAEYWNVYFDLMENFKRALDANNINIPFPQMDVHLYRTADAKVE
- a CDS encoding DUF1345 domain-containing protein, with translation MHIRSSFRHYWQVRPRLLFSVGAGLLCALLLPLQFSLLQRLMIGWNVLAWLYLLFLWRLMLVSTPTHIRQIARTQDESASIVLALVSISCLVSILAILFELSSAKQASNSLKTLHLALTGTTLSVSWLLLPTAFTMHYAHQFYCRGASQAPLPLLFPGNLTEPTYLDFAYFSFTIAVALQTADVAVGTAEVRKITLLHSVISFVFNMAILGLSINVGAGLLG
- a CDS encoding LysR family transcriptional regulator ArgP — encoded protein: MKRPDYRTLQALDAVIRERGFERAAQKLCITQSAVSQRIKQLENLFGQPLLVRTVPPRPTEQGQKLLALLHQVELLEEEWLGNDTGIDAPLLLSLAVNADSLATWLLPALKPVLATSPIRLNLQVEDETRTQERLRRGEVVGAVSIQPQPLPSSLVDRLGALDYLFVASKGFAERYFPNGVTRSALLKAPAVAFDHLDDMHQVFLQQNFDLSPGSVPCHIVNSSEAFVQLARQGTTCCMIPHLQIEKELESGELIDLTPGLYQRRMLFWHRFAPESRMMRKVTDALVDHGSRVLRQD
- the pgk gene encoding phosphoglycerate kinase codes for the protein MSIIKMSDLDLGSKRVLIRSDLNVPVKNGKVTSDARIRASLPTIEAAMKQGARVMVTSHLGRPTEGEYNEEFSLLPVVNYLKEHLKSPVRLAKNYLDGVDVDEGELVVLENVRFNKGEKKDDETLSKKYAALCDVYVMDAFGTAHRAQASTHGVGKFAPVACAGPLLSAELEALGKALGNPTRPMVAIVGGSKVSTKLTVLDSLSKIADQLIVGGGIANTFVAAQGNNVGQSLYEPDLIPNAQNLLKTCDIPVPTDVRVATEFSETAAATVKQANEIKDNEQILDMGDVSAERLAVILKNAKTILWNGPVGVFEFPNFRKGTEIVARAIADSAAFSIAGGGDTLAAIDLFGIADKISYISTGGGAFLEFVEGKPLPAVVMLEERAKQ
- the rpiA gene encoding ribose-5-phosphate isomerase RpiA, with the protein product MTQDEMKKAVGWAALEYVMPGTLVGVGTGSTASHFIDALGSIKHQIEGAVSSSDVSTAKLKSLGIPVFDSNEVDSLDIYVDGADEINSYMQMIKGGGAALTREKVIAAIARKFICIVDANKQVDVLGKFPLPVEVIPMARSYVARELVKLGGLPEYRQNVVTDNGNVILDVHNLIITDAVALENQVNDIAGVVTVGLFANRCADVALVGTQDGVKVIV
- the fbaA gene encoding class II fructose-bisphosphate aldolase — protein: MSKIFDFVRPGVITGDDVQKVFAVAKENNFALPAVNCVGTDSINAVLETAAKVRAPVIVQFSNGGAAFIAGKGVKTDVPQGAAILGAISGAHHVHLMAEHYGVPVILHTDHCAKKLLPWLDGLLDAGEKHFAATGKPLFSSHMIDLSEESLEENIAICSQYLARMAKIGMTLEIELGCTGGEEDGVDNSHMDASALYTQPEDVAYAYEKLHAISPRFTIAASFGNVHGVYKPGNVKLTPTILRDSQDYVSKKYHLPHNSLNFVFHGGSGSTDAEIKESVGYGVIKMNIDTDTQWATWDGILQYYKANEAYLQSQLGNPKGADQPNKKYYDPRVWLRAAQTSMVARLEQAFKDLNAVDVL